A portion of the Pomacea canaliculata isolate SZHN2017 linkage group LG13, ASM307304v1, whole genome shotgun sequence genome contains these proteins:
- the LOC112554202 gene encoding LOW QUALITY PROTEIN: glucosylceramidase-like (The sequence of the model RefSeq protein was modified relative to this genomic sequence to represent the inferred CDS: substituted 1 base at 1 genomic stop codon), giving the protein MLVKTLRWLLCSAFVLSSFLFSSEVSSEEPSFPCLLRLLEGGNSVCVCNSSYCDKVPALGKLAPGIVAVYTSSQAGDRLNYTTIKATTNGSTPELVFEVWKNRTRQSIIGFGGAFTDAAGINIASLPAAAQQNLLQSYFSPNGIEYNIGRVPMASCDFSTREYSYDDVDGDLELSHFALAVEDIKYKIPHILQAKAMSHKEVLIFGSPWSAPGWMKTNKNMTGNGTLIGQPGSAYYKSWANYFIRFLEEYKKHNVSFWGLTAQNEPTDGYIYNHFFQAMGFTPEQQXDFIRLDLGPALHDNGFGDLKLMILDDNRLLLPYWAEKVFSDAGASKYVSGIGVHWYIDEYSPVVALDYTHFEFPDKFLLATEACVKGYQLGVWEHAQMYASDILDDLNHWVTGWTDWNMALDTGGGPNWVNNFDNSPIIVNASAGEFYKQPMFYAVGHFSKFLPPGSVYVEMTSSLAKSSIKSIAFLRPDNKMVAIFLNMADEAIPLSVYDPDVQGLITLSLPAFSIKTLSHGVKPVFQEAIPVTLLCVFAIPPTVTWFRMFPA; this is encoded by the exons ATGCTTGTTAAAACTTTGAGGTGGCTACTTTGCAGTGCATTTGTTCTTTCCTCATTTCTGTTCTCATCCGAAG TGTCTTCAGAGGAACCAAGTTTTCCATGTCTATTAAGACTTTTGGAAGGTGGAAATTCAGTTTGTGTCTGCAACTCATCTTATTGTGACAAAGTGCCTGCACTAGGTAAACTTGCTCCTGGTATAGTTGCTGTGTATACATCATCACAGGCTGGAGATCGTCTAAACTATACAACAATTAAAGCCACTACAAATGGTTCCACTCCTGAgc TTGTTTTTGAAGTGTGGAAAAACAGAACGAGGCAAAGTATCATTGGCTTTGGTGGAGCATTCACTGATGCTGCAGGCATTAACATTGCTAGCctaccagcagcagcacagcagaACCTTCTTCAGTCCTACTTCTCTCCCAATG GTATTGAATACAATATTGGGCGTGTTCCAATGGCCAGCTGTGACTTCTCTACCAGGGAATACTCTTATGATGATGTAGATGGAGATCTTGAACTTAGCCACTTTGCTTTGGCTGTTGAAGATATAAAATACAAG ATTCCCCATATTCTGCAAGCAAAAGCAATGAGCCATAAAGAAGTTCTGATATTTGGCTCCCCATGGAGTGCCCCTGGCtggatgaaaacaaacaaaaacatgacaggaaatGGGACACTCATTGGTCAGCCAGGCAGTGCATACTACAAGTCCTGGGCCAACTACTTTATAAG aTTTTTGGAGGAatacaagaaacacaatgtGTCATTCTGGGGACTTACAGCTCAGAATGAACCCACGGATGGCTACATCTACAATCACTTTTTTCAAGCTATGGGATTTACACCTGAGCAACAGTGAGATTTTATCAGGTTGGACCTTGGCCCTGCACTACATGACAATGGATTTGGAGATCTAAAATTGATGATTCTTGATGACAATCGGCTTTTGTTGCCATACTGGGCAGAAAAG GTATTCTCCGATGCTGGTGCTTCAAAGTATGTGTCTGGAATAGGTGTCCATTGGTACATTGATGAATACTCTCCAGTTGTAGCGTTAGACTACACTCATTTTGAATTCCCTGATAAATTCCTCTTGGCCACAGAAGCATGTGTCAAAGGATACCAGCTTGGTGTGTGGGAGCATGCACAAATGTATGCTAGTGATATACTTGAt GATCTGAATCATTGGGTGACAGGATGGACTGACTGGAATATGGCATTAGACACTGGAGGGGGCCCCAACTGGGTCAACAATTTTGATAATAGTCCTATTATTGTTAATGCCTCTGCTGGAGAGTTTTACAAGCAGCCTATGTTTTATGCTGTGGGTCATTTCAG tAAATTCCTCCCACCTGGTTCTGTGTATGTTGAGATGACATCATCACTCGCAAAATCCAGCATTAAGTCGATTGCCTTTCTTCGCCCTGATAACAAAATGGTGGCTATTTTCCTCAACAT ggCTGATGAAGCTATACCTCTGTCAGTTTATGATCCAGATGTTCAAGGGCTCATAACTCTGAGTCTACCAGCTTTTTCAATAAAAACTCTT